A single region of the Streptomyces sp. AM 4-1-1 genome encodes:
- a CDS encoding MBL fold metallo-hydrolase has protein sequence MKLTVVGCSGSFPSAGSACSSYLVEADGFRLLLDMGNGALGELQRHVGLYDLDAIFLSHLHADHCIDMCAYFVVRYYRHDGGRPASIPVYGPDGTEQRLTTAHADTPSDGAMGEVFDFHTLKPGSFDIGPFSVRTEKVCHPVETFGIRIEHDGRTLAYSGDTGICETLDELAEGADVFLCEASFIHGKEDIPDLHLNGREAGEYAARAGVGRLVLTHIPPWTDAQRNLADAREVFDGPAELAVPGAVYEI, from the coding sequence ATGAAGCTCACCGTCGTCGGCTGCTCCGGCTCGTTCCCGTCCGCGGGTTCGGCATGCTCGAGCTACCTCGTAGAGGCCGACGGCTTCCGGCTGCTCCTCGACATGGGCAACGGTGCCCTCGGCGAGCTGCAGCGCCATGTGGGTCTGTACGACCTCGACGCCATCTTCCTCAGCCATCTGCACGCCGATCACTGCATCGACATGTGCGCGTACTTCGTCGTCCGCTACTACCGGCACGACGGCGGACGCCCCGCCTCGATCCCGGTCTACGGCCCGGACGGCACGGAACAACGGCTGACCACGGCACACGCCGACACCCCGTCCGACGGCGCGATGGGCGAGGTCTTCGACTTCCACACGCTCAAGCCGGGCTCGTTCGACATCGGCCCCTTCTCGGTCCGTACGGAGAAGGTCTGCCACCCTGTCGAGACCTTCGGCATCAGGATCGAGCACGACGGCCGCACCCTCGCCTACTCCGGCGACACCGGGATCTGCGAAACGCTGGACGAGCTCGCCGAGGGCGCGGACGTGTTCCTCTGCGAAGCATCGTTCATCCACGGCAAGGAGGACATCCCGGACCTCCACCTCAACGGCCGGGAGGCCGGGGAGTACGCGGCGCGCGCCGGGGTGGGGCGGCTCGTCCTCACCCACATCCCGCCGTGGACCGACGCCCAACGCAATCTGGCCGACGCCCGCGAGGTCTTCGACGGACCGGCGGAACTGGCCGTGCCGGGCGCGGTCTACGAGATCTGA
- a CDS encoding type II toxin-antitoxin system PemK/MazF family toxin → MDSSWWPAVVVVVLLAFVAAVVDGRGRLGRRGRRSGDRPGRRPGSRSVRRPEGRTRPPAGPSGPSTEPGRGPRPAEVWWAEVPYEDGPGSKDRPCLVLSVRGDTALVAKITSKRHEGRPGVIALPPGTVADPAGRASYLETDELRDVPVRGFRRRVGPVDPGVWKQVRKLG, encoded by the coding sequence ATGGACAGCTCCTGGTGGCCCGCGGTCGTCGTCGTCGTGTTGCTCGCGTTCGTGGCGGCCGTGGTGGACGGACGTGGCCGGCTCGGCCGTCGTGGGCGGCGGTCCGGAGATCGTCCGGGGCGGCGGCCGGGGAGCCGGTCGGTCCGTCGTCCGGAGGGCAGGACCAGGCCGCCGGCCGGGCCGTCCGGGCCGTCGACCGAGCCGGGCCGGGGGCCGCGGCCGGCTGAGGTGTGGTGGGCCGAGGTGCCGTACGAGGACGGGCCGGGGTCGAAGGACCGGCCGTGTCTGGTGTTGTCGGTACGGGGTGACACGGCGCTCGTCGCCAAGATCACCAGCAAGCGTCACGAGGGGCGGCCGGGTGTGATCGCGCTGCCGCCGGGGACGGTGGCCGATCCGGCGGGACGGGCGAGCTATCTGGAGACGGACGAGCTGCGGGACGTGCCGGTGCGGGGGTTCCGGCGGCGGGTGGGGCCGGTGGACCCGGGGGTGTGGAAGCAGGTCCGGAAGCTCGGGTAG
- a CDS encoding PTS transporter subunit EIIC, with product MSTATASAAPAKKRGSGLFQGLQKVGRSLQLPIAVLPAAGILLRLGQDDVFGKDGLGWGKVATVFATAGDAVFSNLPLLFCIGVAIGFAKKSDGSTALAALVGFLVYQNVLKAFPVTEAKIQPGADIAATYNDPKVFGGIIMGLISAVVWQRFHRTKLVDWLGFFNGRRLVPILMAFIGTAMGVVFGLIWEPIGNVITDFGEWMTGLGAVGAGIFGLVNRALLPVGMHQFVNTVAWQEIGSFKDPAGAVWHGDLNRFFHGDPTAGQFMSGFFPIMMFALPAAALAIAHAARPERRKAVLGMMVSLALTSFVTGITEPIEFAFMFIAPVLYAIHAVLTALSMALTWALGVHHGFTFSAGAIDYFLNWNLATKPWMIIPIGLVFAVIYYVVFRFAITKFNLQTPGREPEEEVEDLTKA from the coding sequence ATGAGTACGGCCACCGCTTCGGCGGCCCCCGCGAAGAAGCGGGGCTCCGGCCTGTTCCAGGGCCTGCAGAAGGTCGGGCGCAGCTTGCAGCTCCCGATCGCCGTGCTGCCCGCCGCCGGCATTCTGCTCCGTCTCGGCCAGGACGATGTCTTCGGCAAGGACGGCCTCGGCTGGGGCAAGGTCGCCACAGTCTTCGCCACCGCGGGTGACGCGGTCTTCTCCAACCTGCCGCTGCTCTTCTGCATCGGCGTCGCCATCGGGTTCGCGAAGAAGTCCGACGGTTCCACCGCGTTGGCCGCTCTGGTCGGCTTCCTCGTGTACCAGAACGTGCTCAAGGCGTTCCCGGTGACCGAGGCGAAGATCCAGCCCGGGGCCGACATAGCCGCGACGTACAACGACCCGAAGGTCTTCGGCGGCATCATCATGGGCCTGATCTCCGCTGTCGTGTGGCAGCGGTTCCACCGCACGAAGCTGGTGGACTGGCTGGGCTTCTTCAACGGCCGTCGTCTCGTGCCGATCCTCATGGCCTTCATCGGTACGGCGATGGGTGTCGTCTTCGGTCTCATCTGGGAGCCGATCGGCAACGTCATCACCGACTTCGGTGAGTGGATGACGGGTCTCGGCGCCGTCGGTGCCGGAATCTTCGGCCTGGTCAACCGCGCCCTGCTGCCCGTCGGCATGCACCAGTTCGTGAACACGGTCGCCTGGCAGGAGATCGGCAGCTTCAAGGACCCGGCCGGCGCGGTGTGGCACGGTGACCTGAACCGGTTCTTCCACGGTGACCCGACCGCCGGTCAGTTCATGTCGGGCTTCTTCCCCATCATGATGTTCGCCCTCCCGGCGGCCGCGCTCGCCATCGCGCACGCCGCCCGCCCGGAGCGTCGCAAGGCCGTCCTCGGCATGATGGTGTCGCTGGCCCTGACCTCGTTCGTCACGGGTATCACCGAGCCCATCGAGTTCGCGTTCATGTTCATCGCTCCGGTGCTGTACGCGATCCACGCGGTCCTCACGGCGCTCTCGATGGCGCTGACCTGGGCGCTCGGTGTGCACCACGGCTTCACGTTCTCGGCCGGTGCGATCGACTACTTCCTGAACTGGAACCTCGCGACGAAGCCCTGGATGATCATCCCGATCGGTCTGGTCTTCGCGGTGATCTACTACGTGGTCTTCCGCTTCGCGATCACCAAGTTCAACCTTCAGACCCCGGGCCGTGAGCCCGAGGAGGAGGTCGAGGACCTGACGAAGGCGTAG